From the genome of Litoribacterium kuwaitense:
AAAGTGCTTCTACTTCGGCAGCGATTTTAGCCAACGACTCAAACTCAATCGTTCGCGGATAAGCGCTAGCACCAGCAACAATCATACGGGGACGATGCTTTAACGCAAGGTTTCGCACATGTTCAATGTCAATACGCGCCGATTTTTCGTCTACACCATAAGGTACAAAATTATAGAATTTTCCGGAAAATTAACCGGGCTCCCGTGTGTCAGATGGCCACCATGAGATAGATTCATGCCCAAGATCGTATCTCCAGGTTTAAGAGTAGAAAAATACACAGCCATATTTGCCTGAGCACCGGAGTGAGGCTGCACATTGACATGTTCTGCACCAAAAAGCGTTTTCGTACGCTCTATAGCCAGTTCCTCGACCCGATCCACATATTCACAGCCGCCATAGTATCTTCTTCCTGGGTACCCCTCGGCATACTTATTGGTCAGTACTGTACCCATTGCTTCCATAACCGCTCGACTCACAAAATTTTCCGAAGCAATGAGCTCTATTTTATTTCGCTGTCGTGCTGTTTCTTGCCAAATCGCATTTGCGATGATTGTGTCCTGTTGTTCCAATCGCTTCACAAATATCTTCCTTTCTATCAGCGCGTTGTCATAGCAAAGATTTTCATGGTAGTATAGCCATGAATGGATTGCAATTAACTATCCTTGATTATATATTCAAACAATCCATAATTCACATTTCACATTTGGAGGTGAGCCGGATGCTCACAGTGAATCGAGATGATAAACGTCCCATTTGGCAGCAGTTGCTTGACCAAGCGATCCATAATATAACAACCGGAAAATGGCCTCCTGGCGAATTACTGATCCCCTCCCGTGAGCTAGCGCCATTAATTGGGGTTTCCCGTTCAACGATCCAAACCGTGTATGAGGAGCTATTCAGTCGCGGCTATACTGTGACCTCTCGCCGCGGTGGAACAAGGGTTAGTGATTGGATATATAAACCCCACTCTGCTGATGAAGTTCCAGCCCAGGGACCCGCACTGCCACAATTACCGTTATTAAATAGCGCAATCGGCCATTTGCATAGCTGGTTTGGAGATAAAGAACAAGGCCAGCCAGAGATCGATTTCAGTCCCCATGAACCGTATTTAGATGATCAGTTTCTAAATAGCTGGCGGAAATCCTTTTTACAGGCTTCAACAGAAACAGACCTGGACAGTTGGACCTACGGCGACGCCTATGGCTATCTGCCACTGCGAGAACAGATTGCGCGTCATTTGTCGCTTGAACGTGGCGTCCATGTGAGCGTCGATCAAATTCTGCTGACCTCAGGAGCACAACATAGCCTCGATTTGGTTGCCCAAGCCCTGTTGCAAGAAGGAGAAACCATTTCGGTTGAAGATCCCGGCTTTCCTGCTTCCTGGATAGCAATGAAATACCGGCGTATGCAAGTGATATCTGTCCCCGTCGACGAGCATGGGCTATGCGTAGATAGCATTCATCCTGAATCCAAGCTTGTGTATGTTACGCCATCGCACCAGTGCGCGGTCGGTGCGATTATGTCGGAACCTCGCCGGCAACAATTACTGCATTTGGCTACGGAGCAATCGTTTTGGATCGTCGAGGATGATTACGACAGCGAATTTCGTTATCGCGGCGACCCGCTGCCCACTTTGTTCAGTCAACGGCCTCAGAACACGATATACATGTTGAGCTTTTCCAAAATGATCGCTCCCGGTATTCGGATGTCGGCCCTCGTTGGTCCAAAAGAGGCGATTCGTCAGCTCGCTCGCGTCCATGAATTAATCTATCGTCATCCTCCGATTATGGAGCAATTAACGCTTAGCCATTTTATCGAACACGGTCACTTCATGCGCCATATGAGAAAAGTGCGAAATATATACCGGCGCAGACACGCAGCCATGACAAAAGCCATCATTGCGACAGGCTTGAGCGAACGCTTCACGCTCAGCGGCGCAGAAACAGGGCTGCATATGCTGCTTGAAGCTGAGCCATCGTTTGACGAGGCGACCGTGACGAGCCTGGCTTTGGAAAAAGGGATTCGCATCTATCCGCTCAGTCACTATGGCTTGGAAAGCAAACGAAAAGGCTGGATACTGGGTTTCGCGAAAGTGGACGAAGCCGCCATTGAAGAAGGGATTAAACGTCTGGCAGAGATCCTTTTGAGCAGGTAGTCCTGCCAGACAATTGCTTATTGGGTAGCTTTGACTCTGCACCGTCATCCCATTCTTTCAGCACCTTGTTCAAAATTTCGATCGCTTGATCGAACTCATCGTACGTTACATATAAGCTTGGCATCAAACGGATGACATGGGTTCCTCCCGCTAGAACAAGCAGTCCATGCTGGTGCAGCTTCTGAATGATCGGCGCAACCGACTCGACAAATTCAATACCTATCAGCAATCCTAATCCGCGAACGGCACAAATGGCTGGATACGCTTCTAACTCCCTCTTCAGCTTGTCTAAACCATATGCTCCCATCTGCTGTGCTTGTTTTGCCAACCCATCCTCCAGCAATGTTTCAATCGTTGCCAGCCCTGCTGCCATAGGGAGAGGCGAACCACCAAAAGTAGAAGCATGGCTGCCAGTCGAAAATGCCTCTCTCAGCTTCTCCTTCCCCAGCATCGCCCCGATCGGCAACCCGCTGGCCAATCCCTTCGCCAGTGTGGTGATATCCGGCTCGATACCATACTGTTCATAAGCGAACAGGCTCCCCGTTCTCCCGATTCCGGTCTGTACTTCATCGACGATTAGGAGAATCCCTTCCTCTTCACATAGCTTAGCCAGTTCCAGTACAAATTTGGGATCGGCAAGATGAACGCCGCTCTCTCCTTGCACCAGTTCCAACATCACAGCCGCCGTTTTGTCCGTAAGGCTGTTTCTTACACTCTGAATATCATTAAATTGTGCATGCACAAACCCTGTCGGCAACGGCAGATAACCATCTTTGATCTTCTCTTGTCCGGTAGCTGTCAACGTAGCCATTGTACGACCATGGAACGATTGTTCAAACGTAATCATCTCATAGCGGTTATTTCCCAGCACGCGCTGATGATACCGACGAGCGCATTTGAT
Proteins encoded in this window:
- the pdxR gene encoding MocR-like pyridoxine biosynthesis transcription factor PdxR, whose protein sequence is MLTVNRDDKRPIWQQLLDQAIHNITTGKWPPGELLIPSRELAPLIGVSRSTIQTVYEELFSRGYTVTSRRGGTRVSDWIYKPHSADEVPAQGPALPQLPLLNSAIGHLHSWFGDKEQGQPEIDFSPHEPYLDDQFLNSWRKSFLQASTETDLDSWTYGDAYGYLPLREQIARHLSLERGVHVSVDQILLTSGAQHSLDLVAQALLQEGETISVEDPGFPASWIAMKYRRMQVISVPVDEHGLCVDSIHPESKLVYVTPSHQCAVGAIMSEPRRQQLLHLATEQSFWIVEDDYDSEFRYRGDPLPTLFSQRPQNTIYMLSFSKMIAPGIRMSALVGPKEAIRQLARVHELIYRHPPIMEQLTLSHFIEHGHFMRHMRKVRNIYRRRHAAMTKAIIATGLSERFTLSGAETGLHMLLEAEPSFDEATVTSLALEKGIRIYPLSHYGLESKRKGWILGFAKVDEAAIEEGIKRLAEILLSR
- a CDS encoding acetylornithine transaminase translates to MVHQKAVVHLKKSYLFPTYNKFPLTLVRGRQSTLWDDEGKSYLDFMAGLAVCNLGHVPERVKERVQEQLEQLWHVSNLFHIPVQEELAEKLVSISCADLVFFCNSGAEANEAAIKCARRYHQRVLGNNRYEMITFEQSFHGRTMATLTATGQEKIKDGYLPLPTGFVHAQFNDIQSVRNSLTDKTAAVMLELVQGESGVHLADPKFVLELAKLCEEEGILLIVDEVQTGIGRTGSLFAYEQYGIEPDITTLAKGLASGLPIGAMLGKEKLREAFSTGSHASTFGGSPLPMAAGLATIETLLEDGLAKQAQQMGAYGLDKLKRELEAYPAICAVRGLGLLIGIEFVESVAPIIQKLHQHGLLVLAGGTHVIRLMPSLYVTYDEFDQAIEILNKVLKEWDDGAESKLPNKQLSGRTTCSKGSLPDV